DNA from Salmo trutta chromosome 14, fSalTru1.1, whole genome shotgun sequence:
ACCCAGAATAATTCATATTTATGTCATTAGTAAATGCACAGAAGTTGGGAATTGATTGAGATATTTTCTTGAAAAAATATTATCTTACTTGGGAGTATTTCTCtctctaacactctctctctctctgtttctgtctctgtgtctctctctgtttctgtctctgtgtctctctctgtctctgtctctctctctctttctctctctctcactctgtctctctctctttctctctctctgtgtctctgtctctgtctctctctgtctctctctctctctctctctctctctgtctgtgtctctctctctctcattctgtctcacaaacacattatatctctgtctgtctctgtctctctctttctgaaccccctctctcaatttctctttctgtgtctctctctgtttttatgtgtgtgttatttctgttgattgtccaataggaatgtcctagtggtgtctgtctgtctctccatctctgtgtgttctaacattctgttgattgttcaataggaatgtcctagtggtgtctgtctgtctctccatctctgtgtgttctaacattctgttgattgttcaataggaatgccctagtggtgtctgtctgtctctccatctctgtgtgttctaacattctgttgattgtccaataggaatgtcctagtggtgtctgtctgtctctccatctctgtgtgttctaacattctgttgattgttcaataggaatgccctagtggtgtctgtctgtctctctgtcttaatgtgttctaacattctgttgattgttcaataggaatgccctagtggtgtctgtctgtctctccatctctgtgtgttctaacgttctgttgattgtccaataggaatgtcctagtggtgtctgtctgtctctccatctctgtgtgttctaacattctgttgattgttcaataggaatgccctagtggtgtctgtctgtctctccctctctgtgtgttctaacattctgttgattgtccaataggaatgtcctagtggtgtctgtctgtctctctgtcttaatgtgttctaacattctgttgattgttcaataggaatgccctagtggtgtctgtctgtctctctgtcttaatgtgttctaacattctgttgattgttcaataggaatgtcctagtggtgtctgtctgtctctctgtcttaatgtgttctaacattctgttgattgtccaataggaatgccctagtggtgtctgtctgtctctccctctctgtgtgttctaacattctgttgattgtccaataggaatgtcctagtggtgtctgtctgtctctccatctctgtgtgttctgactttctgttgattgtccaataggaatgtcctagtggtgtctgtctgtctctccatctctgtgtgttctaacattctgttgattgtccaataggaatgccctagtggtgtctgtctgtctctccatctctgtgtgttctaacattctgttgattgtccaataggaatgtcctagtggtgtctgtctgtctctccctctctgtgtgttctaacattctgttgattgtccaataggaatgtcctagtggtgtctgtctgtctctccatctctgtgtgttctaacattctgttgattgtccaataggaatgtcctagtggtgtctgtctgtctctccctctctgtgtgttctaacattctgttgattgtccaataggaatgtcctagtggtgtGGTGGATGAAGAGACATTCAAGTTAATCTACTCCCAGTTCTTTCCTCAGGGAGGTGAGTGTCTTTAAGTGTGTGTGCTGCACCCGTGCATGAAATCCTGTGTaagtttttctctttctctctgtctctttctttctctatctgtctctccctctctctgtttccccctctcccttctctctctctctctctctctctctctctctctctctcaattcaattcaatttgctttattggcatgacataacaatgtacatattgccaaatcTTACTTTAGAGATTTACAATACTAACATAATTAATAATTAtgatcaaaattgtcaacggcaacagaaacaacaataaccaaggggcAAAATAACCAtattgtaaggggtgcgtactggcggcagagaagtcagatgcaggagagcaaAACCTGTGTTTCCAACGGCTTAGTTTAATAATCCAAACCCACCAGATACCTAACAATAAataaatgggtacataacccgacgcacaccagaacataacgagcacaagcacttacaacaaacaataccggacaaggacatggggggaacagagggttaaatacacaacatgtaattgatggaattggaaccaggtgtgatggaagacaagacaaaaccaatggaaaatgaaaagtggatcggcgatggctagaaggtcggtgacgtcaaccgccgaacgccgcccgaacaaggagagtcggtagaagtcgtgacacatatattgaacaataacaataagcatagaggacatgtgcaggttggttggtctgtcagacactgtccctcatcttatggcaggcagcaatgtagtgcgcagccaacccacagctctctgcgtcctcccccaacaggacgggtagcctactctcatcagagaggtctttgaaaccttgaataagggtttcaaatttagGGAAATTAagctctctaattgttttatattttgtacattttttcaggaaatgcagctctgtctcgggTTCTGctgtggttgcacagcctttcctctacagggagccaggttttcctttGTCTAGCCTTCTCAATGGCATGGCTgttctcactgagcctgtactttgtcaaggtttttctctctctttctcagcctttcagtctctcagtatccccttctctcacttcctccccgggcgccgaagacgtggatgtcgattaaggcagccccctgtacgtctctgattcagaggggttgggttaaatgcggaagacacatttcagttgaatgcattcagttgtacaactgactaggtatccccctttccctttcccctcTGTTTCAGACTCCAGCACCTACGCTCATTTTCTGTTCGGAGCATTTGACACCCACAAGAATGGTTCTGTGAGCTTCGAAGACTTCGTCACAGGCTTGTCAATCATCATGAGAGGCTCTGTCACAGAGAAACTCAACTGGGCTTTTAACGTCTACGACCTCAACAAAGATGGCTTCATCACCAAAGAGGTATGgtacgatgtgtgtgtgtgtgtgtgtatgtatgtacagttgaagttggaagtttacatacgtacaccttagccaaatatatttaaactccgtttttcacaattcctaacatttaatcctagtaaaaattcccagtcttaggtcagttaggattaccactttattttaagaatgtgaaatgtcagaataatagtagagataatgatttatttcagcttttatttctttcatcacattcccagtgggtcagaagtttacatacactcaattagtatttggtagcattgcctttaaattgtttaacttgggtcaaatgtttcgggtagccttccacaagcttcccacaatacattgggtgaattttggcccattcctcctgacagagatggtgtaactgagtcaggtttgtaggcctccttgctcacacatgctttttcagttctgcccacaaatgttctatgggattgaggtcagggctttgtgatggccactccaataccttgactttgttgtccttaagccatttgccacaactttggaagtatgcttgggtccttgtccatttggaagacccatttgtaaccaagctttaacttcctaactgatgtcttgagatgttgcttcaatatagccacatacctttccatcctcatgatgccatctattttgtgaagtgcaccagtccctcctgcagcaaagcacccccacaacatgatgctgccgccctcgtgcttcatggttgggatggtgttctttggcttgcaagcctccccctttttcctccaaacataacaagggtcattatggccaaacagttctatttttgattcatcagaccagaggacatttctccaaaaagtacaatctttgtccccatgtgcagttgcaaaccgtagtctggctttttatggctgttttggagcagtggcttcttccttgctgagcgacctttcaggttatgttgatataggactcgttttactgtggatatagatacttttgttcctgtttcatccagcatattcacaaggtcctttgctgttgttctgggattgatttgcacttttcgcaccaaagtacgttcatctccaggagacagaacgcgtcctcttcctgagcggtatgacgtctgcgtggtcccatggtgtttatacttgggtactattgtttgtacagatgaacatggtaccttcaggcatttggaaattgctcccaaagatgatccagacttgtggaggtctacaatttgttttctgacgTCGTGGCTGagatcttttgattttcccctgatctcaagcaaagatgcactaaatttgaaggtaggccttgaaatacatccacaggtaaacctccaattgactcaaattatgttaattagcctataagaagcttctaaagccatgccatcattttctggaattttcctagctgtttaaaaggcacagtcaacttagtgtatgtaaacttctgacacactggaattgtgataaagtgagttataagtgaaattatctgtctgtaaacaaatttacttgtgtcatgcacaaagtagatgtcctaaccgacttgccaaaacgatagtttgttaacaagaaatttgtggagtggttgaaaaacaagtttcactgactccaacctaagtgtatgtaaacttctgacttcaactgtatatctttttgtctctctgaaatgaaagaaTCTAGTGATAGGTTAAACAAAtgcatgtctgtcattgaacaacctcATGACATGATGAGATGTGGAAAATCACACCAATCTTCTCTATAAGTTATTGAAACGAATAAGCTAATTTACTAACATTGGATATTAAACGTTTTATTTATTCAATTCATATTTATTGTTTCTGCTTTTGTACTGTTTAAATCTTTTCTCGAACTGCTTCTTACCTGTTGTGCTTTTTGTCCCTTCCTGCCTCCTGTCCAGGATGAGAACATCATGCAGTCCATGCATCTGTTTGACAACGTCATTTAGTAACACTTCCTGTGGGTGTGGCCTAAAGGACAGCGTTCCCATATTTAGCCCCACAGCCTCCACCCCTAGCTCCCCTCTATCCCCAAACACAGAAGCATTAGGG
Protein-coding regions in this window:
- the LOC115147892 gene encoding Kv channel-interacting protein 2-like; protein product: GGEDHHWSHERGAESSLHCCKLLQQQRSLHLLKDSVVEDGELSTVCYRPEGLDQLLQQTKFTRRELQILYRGFKNECPSGVVDEETFKLIYSQFFPQGDSSTYAHFLFGAFDTHKNGSVSFEDFVTGLSIIMRGSVTEKLNWAFNVYDLNKDGFITKEDENIMQSMHLFDNVI